The following proteins come from a genomic window of Proteinivorax hydrogeniformans:
- a CDS encoding DUF3784 domain-containing protein: MLTYFIILTIAAVVCLVIGWLIWKKQKTSLIHGYHLDNIEDMDGYSRAVGKSIFILGIWMLLNGSISFLPIISTNIAASILVAGVAIFVIAMLKIQKKYSGRLL, encoded by the coding sequence ATGTTAACTTACTTTATCATACTTACTATAGCAGCAGTAGTATGCCTTGTTATCGGTTGGTTAATATGGAAAAAACAAAAAACAAGCCTAATACATGGATACCACCTAGATAATATTGAAGATATGGATGGCTATAGCCGTGCCGTTGGAAAATCAATTTTCATATTAGGTATTTGGATGCTACTTAATGGTTCAATAAGTTTTCTCCCAATTATTTCAACTAATATCGCAGCTTCCATACTTGTAGCCGGGGTAGCTATATTTGTCATAGCAATGCTAAAAATACAAAAGAAGTACTCCGGAAGGCTTTTATAA
- a CDS encoding amino acid synthesis family protein, whose protein sequence is MDLKVRKYYTLVEEINKDGVKEVSKVQKRAVAAAVIENPFIDKFQEDLSLLYDWSEKLAPILTKKAKDAAGLTHVESYGKAAIVGGRGELEHAAACLHPKLGKPFRKAIGGGKSIIPSAKKMGFPGTAIDVPIHYKDAAYVRTHFDAIEFRVPDAPRDSEIVLILAITDCGRPHPRIGGLTIEEAKGEDGLR, encoded by the coding sequence ATGGATTTAAAGGTAAGAAAATATTATACACTCGTAGAGGAAATAAATAAAGACGGAGTTAAAGAAGTGTCAAAAGTTCAAAAAAGAGCTGTAGCTGCAGCAGTGATAGAAAATCCTTTTATAGATAAATTTCAAGAAGACCTTTCGTTGTTGTATGATTGGAGCGAAAAGTTAGCCCCCATATTAACCAAAAAAGCTAAAGATGCAGCAGGATTAACTCATGTCGAAAGTTATGGTAAAGCGGCCATTGTTGGTGGTCGTGGAGAACTAGAACATGCAGCGGCATGCTTACATCCTAAGCTAGGCAAACCTTTTAGAAAGGCTATTGGAGGAGGTAAATCAATAATACCTTCAGCTAAAAAGATGGGGTTCCCTGGAACAGCAATTGATGTACCTATTCACTATAAGGATGCTGCTTATGTGAGAACTCATTTTGATGCCATTGAATTTAGAGTTCCGGATGCTCCCAGAGATAGCGAAATCGTATTGATACTTGCGATTACAGATTGCGGCAGACCTCATCCTAGAATTGGTGGGTTAACAATAGAAGAAGCAAAAGGTGAGGATGGCTTACGATAA
- a CDS encoding ATP-binding protein, whose product MPAINIGKVNAYTNKKWDKVPVPLALNKGLEDWTELLGDPALTTAVLDRITHRCELFNMSGKSYRLAHRESFFEEKSKE is encoded by the coding sequence ATCCCTGCCATAAACATCGGAAAAGTCAATGCTTATACTAATAAAAAGTGGGACAAGGTTCCTGTCCCCTTGGCTCTTAATAAGGGACTAGAAGATTGGACTGAACTACTCGGTGACCCAGCTTTAACTACAGCTGTTTTAGATAGAATCACCCATAGATGCGAGTTATTTAACATGTCAGGTAAAAGTTATAGATTAGCACACAGAGAATCATTTTTTGAAGAAAAATCTAAAGAATAG
- a CDS encoding UPF0158 family protein: protein MLSAEDIRHAENEEGIETLPDWQKDSVKVAQEVIEDEEENYIPLPSEFVIHEYSIMEAFCYNQEGDIRSQLLNSIQKRGAFRRFKDDIIRFGIADKWYKYKEEALKDIAIQWCKSHNVKYN, encoded by the coding sequence GTGTTATCTGCTGAAGATATTAGACATGCAGAAAATGAAGAGGGTATTGAAACACTGCCAGATTGGCAAAAAGATAGTGTTAAGGTAGCGCAAGAAGTTATAGAAGATGAAGAGGAAAACTACATTCCATTGCCGTCTGAGTTTGTAATACACGAGTATAGCATAATGGAAGCTTTTTGTTATAACCAAGAAGGGGACATAAGAAGTCAGTTATTAAACTCAATACAGAAAAGAGGAGCCTTTAGAAGATTTAAAGATGATATAATACGGTTTGGTATTGCAGATAAATGGTATAAATATAAAGAAGAAGCTTTAAAAGATATAGCAATACAGTGGTGTAAAAGCCACAATGTAAAGTATAATTAG
- a CDS encoding sigma 54-interacting transcriptional regulator, with protein MNRQNTLQLLLDSLPIIAKISGGYAAVTDKEGRRIKTIDSAGEEVTELVNVFYDSAAKAAKKGTAVSGCSEIEKGAQAWCIPIDDYVLCSSNIERIRSNNRLKEALIQSLPFISRAAGGEAVVFDKEGVRVATVSSHGKIKEGYLGTVSKDAREAMVSGKPKIGDSNYINGAKAVRIPITKEFGFGFNNEDTTIKNQRLINEVKKHQNAKYSLSDIIGKSAPIEKAKKITKIAGESISSVLIYGETGTGKELFAQSIHNLSERKTKPFVAINCAAIPPNLMESNFFGYEEGAFTGAKKGGAAGVFEQANGGTIFLDEISEMDLDLQSKILRVLQEREVKRIGSNKVISLDIRVVSATNKGLEQMVQKGDFREDLYYRLNVVDIFLPPLRHIKEDIPDIVRNTIKKMNIDFGKFVEDIDEEALHFMVEYNWPGNVRELTNCVERVFNVIGNNNIITKEHLPSKLIDSSNQNKVEHEDLKSMLAGYEKKIIENALKQHNGVKSKVAESLKISTTTLWRRMRDLDIKDS; from the coding sequence ATGAACCGTCAAAATACCTTGCAATTGCTTTTAGACTCTTTGCCAATTATAGCTAAGATATCAGGGGGATATGCTGCTGTTACAGATAAAGAGGGAAGAAGGATTAAAACTATTGACTCTGCTGGAGAAGAGGTAACTGAGCTAGTTAATGTTTTCTATGATTCAGCTGCAAAAGCTGCTAAAAAAGGAACTGCTGTTTCGGGATGCTCAGAAATTGAAAAGGGAGCACAGGCTTGGTGTATACCTATTGATGATTATGTTCTTTGCAGTAGTAATATTGAGAGAATAAGGAGTAATAACAGGCTAAAAGAAGCGTTGATTCAATCCCTTCCTTTTATTTCTCGTGCAGCTGGAGGAGAGGCAGTGGTGTTTGATAAAGAAGGTGTTAGAGTCGCAACTGTCAGTTCTCATGGAAAAATAAAGGAAGGTTATTTAGGGACTGTAAGCAAAGACGCTAGGGAAGCGATGGTTAGTGGAAAACCAAAGATAGGGGATTCAAACTATATAAATGGAGCAAAAGCTGTGCGCATCCCTATTACAAAAGAGTTTGGTTTTGGTTTTAATAACGAGGATACTACAATTAAAAACCAAAGACTGATAAATGAAGTAAAAAAACACCAAAATGCTAAATATAGTCTATCAGACATAATAGGCAAGTCTGCTCCTATAGAGAAAGCAAAAAAAATAACAAAGATCGCAGGGGAGTCCATTTCTAGTGTATTGATTTATGGTGAAACTGGTACGGGCAAAGAATTGTTTGCTCAGTCAATACACAATTTGAGTGAACGCAAAACAAAACCTTTTGTAGCAATTAACTGTGCTGCTATTCCCCCCAATTTAATGGAAAGTAATTTCTTTGGCTATGAAGAGGGTGCCTTTACAGGGGCTAAAAAAGGAGGAGCTGCTGGGGTTTTTGAACAAGCTAATGGAGGCACAATTTTTTTAGATGAAATCAGCGAAATGGATTTAGACTTGCAATCTAAGATTTTAAGGGTGTTACAAGAAAGAGAAGTTAAAAGAATAGGTTCCAATAAAGTTATTTCCTTAGATATAAGAGTAGTTTCTGCTACGAATAAGGGCTTAGAACAAATGGTTCAAAAAGGGGATTTTAGAGAGGACTTATATTACCGATTGAATGTAGTAGATATATTCTTGCCGCCACTGCGACACATAAAAGAGGACATCCCTGACATAGTAAGAAACACCATAAAAAAGATGAATATTGATTTTGGCAAATTTGTGGAAGATATTGATGAAGAGGCATTGCACTTTATGGTCGAGTACAACTGGCCAGGAAATGTTAGGGAGTTAACAAATTGTGTTGAAAGGGTTTTCAATGTTATAGGAAATAACAACATTATAACAAAAGAGCATCTACCAAGTAAGTTAATTGACAGCAGCAACCAAAACAAAGTAGAACATGAAGATTTAAAAAGTATGCTGGCTGGTTATGAAAAGAAAATCATTGAAAACGCCTTGAAACAACACAATGGAGTTAAGTCAAAAGTAGCAGAGTCTTTGAAGATTAGCACTACAACTTTATGGCGAAGGATGAGGGATTTAGATATTAAGGACAGTTAA
- a CDS encoding cytosine permease, giving the protein MNEKQNQNQHDAYEHAFERVPDSKRKSLLSLIIVLAGYPIALSNFVIGGNVAIGLSFSEAMLALLAGNLVLICIVVATGIFAFRTGLSTAFLSRRAFGKSGSSIFSILLAISAVTWISLNGDIFARLIDTTFGWWFLSIPVTAVICILLWMQSAIRGFKGLHFISALGVPAALIMSAAGVIAVGIHTSGFEGITEYVPVEPITFTAGSAAVVGGWVFGAVITPDVCRFAKKESHVLIAGAIAFVIGCFGLQFAGALVAISTGYGDFTAAMAALGLSLIAFVAAIFCLWTTQDNNIYGASLALQNIIKETSFYGKITHKNIAVGISGLAALFAALGIYDHIIPIISNLSVLITPVPGLIIAEEAIVKSPNSEKVVNWFGIIAWLAGGITGFIALQANFFIPPVIGMGTSFVIYVVLGKLVCKNVSTDKSEVKA; this is encoded by the coding sequence ATGAATGAAAAACAAAATCAAAATCAACATGATGCATATGAACATGCTTTTGAAAGGGTTCCAGATTCTAAGAGAAAAAGCTTACTAAGTTTAATCATTGTATTAGCAGGATATCCAATAGCTCTTTCTAATTTTGTTATTGGTGGGAATGTTGCTATTGGATTAAGCTTTTCGGAAGCTATGCTAGCCTTATTGGCGGGGAACCTTGTCTTGATATGCATAGTGGTAGCAACTGGTATATTTGCTTTTAGAACTGGATTATCAACAGCGTTCTTATCAAGAAGGGCTTTTGGTAAAAGTGGTTCAAGTATTTTCTCCATTCTATTAGCAATTTCAGCTGTTACTTGGATATCCTTAAATGGGGATATTTTTGCAAGATTGATTGATACAACTTTTGGATGGTGGTTTTTGTCAATACCCGTAACTGCTGTAATTTGTATATTATTATGGATGCAGTCGGCTATAAGAGGTTTTAAAGGTCTTCACTTTATAAGTGCACTGGGAGTTCCTGCAGCTTTAATAATGTCTGCTGCTGGTGTTATAGCTGTTGGAATTCATACCTCTGGTTTTGAAGGTATTACTGAATATGTTCCAGTAGAGCCAATAACTTTTACTGCAGGCAGTGCAGCAGTGGTTGGTGGATGGGTCTTTGGAGCAGTAATAACTCCAGACGTGTGTAGGTTTGCTAAGAAAGAGAGTCATGTTTTAATTGCAGGTGCTATAGCATTTGTTATTGGTTGTTTTGGCTTGCAATTTGCGGGAGCGTTAGTTGCAATATCAACCGGATATGGTGACTTTACTGCAGCAATGGCAGCTTTAGGCTTATCTTTAATAGCTTTTGTAGCAGCCATATTTTGTCTTTGGACAACTCAGGACAATAACATTTATGGTGCAAGCTTAGCTTTACAAAATATCATTAAAGAAACATCCTTCTATGGGAAAATAACACATAAAAATATTGCAGTAGGAATATCTGGGCTAGCAGCGCTTTTTGCGGCACTAGGAATATATGACCATATTATCCCAATTATATCCAACCTCAGCGTTCTGATTACGCCTGTACCAGGATTGATAATAGCTGAAGAAGCGATAGTAAAAAGCCCTAATTCAGAAAAAGTTGTTAATTGGTTTGGTATAATAGCTTGGCTTGCAGGTGGAATAACAGGATTTATTGCTTTACAGGCAAACTTCTTTATCCCTCCAGTAATTGGTATGGGGACAAGTTTTGTTATCTATGTTGTACTAGGCAAACTAGTATGTAAGAATGTATCTACTGATAAGTCTGAAGTAAAAGCTTAA
- a CDS encoding IS110 family transposase gives MMQGQQMIVGVDVGYYNHHVAIGLAGDILKDFEIPHSQKGFRYFFNQITSFVQAYEVSDIVVGMEGTNGHARPLDQMVKDKGYMLLNVNNLKFARFKEIFATPEKNDRMDARQIVTLMMMAPMMEQGKEVLQEVHNTSEIETKLKRISRRRHQIVKEKVIIQNRMQADLQSVCPGFLKMFASVDAFYVLRFLSCRPDLRKLKRLRLPTILKIQGVGKGHAKKLQRWQEEASFGSEVEWVGPMIAEDASRLLALKERLIELEKQIKSLVRQSRLGSLIRSIPGFGPICSGIIAAEIGTISRFDSEAGLAIYLGMAPLDNSSGLYEGTKSPKQVNKHAKKAMMQALQHHVRRVDESKVYFQKKCDEGKKYNQALRSLGRHLTRVIWSMIKNNRKYERREKETSKAA, from the coding sequence ATGATGCAAGGTCAGCAGATGATAGTTGGTGTAGACGTAGGTTATTACAATCATCATGTAGCTATAGGCTTAGCAGGAGATATTTTAAAGGATTTTGAGATACCCCATAGCCAGAAAGGGTTTAGGTATTTCTTTAATCAAATAACATCTTTTGTACAAGCTTATGAAGTATCAGACATAGTTGTTGGTATGGAGGGGACTAATGGCCATGCTCGGCCATTAGATCAAATGGTTAAAGATAAAGGGTACATGTTACTAAATGTTAATAACCTAAAGTTTGCCCGTTTTAAAGAAATCTTCGCTACACCAGAGAAAAATGACCGCATGGATGCAAGACAAATAGTCACCCTTATGATGATGGCCCCAATGATGGAACAAGGCAAGGAAGTGCTTCAAGAAGTGCATAACACATCTGAGATTGAAACTAAATTAAAACGTATTAGTCGCCGTCGCCATCAGATAGTTAAAGAAAAAGTTATAATACAAAATAGAATGCAAGCAGATCTGCAATCTGTATGCCCAGGTTTTTTGAAAATGTTTGCATCTGTGGATGCCTTTTATGTACTGCGCTTTTTGAGCTGTCGTCCGGACTTGCGTAAGTTAAAAAGACTTAGATTACCGACAATACTCAAGATTCAAGGTGTTGGTAAAGGACATGCTAAAAAGTTACAAAGGTGGCAAGAGGAAGCTAGCTTTGGCTCAGAAGTAGAGTGGGTAGGCCCTATGATAGCAGAAGATGCTTCGCGCTTATTAGCCCTTAAAGAAAGGTTAATTGAATTAGAAAAACAAATCAAATCATTAGTTAGGCAGTCAAGATTGGGCTCTCTTATTCGAAGCATACCAGGCTTTGGCCCTATTTGTTCTGGAATAATAGCTGCAGAAATAGGTACAATTAGTAGGTTTGACTCTGAGGCTGGGTTAGCAATCTACCTAGGTATGGCTCCTCTTGACAATAGTTCTGGCCTATATGAAGGAACAAAATCACCTAAACAAGTTAACAAACATGCGAAAAAAGCTATGATGCAAGCACTGCAGCATCATGTGCGAAGGGTTGATGAATCTAAAGTTTACTTCCAAAAAAAATGTGATGAAGGCAAGAAATACAATCAAGCTCTGCGGTCCTTAGGACGGCATTTAACAAGAGTAATATGGAGTATGATCAAAAACAATAGAAAATATGAACGTCGTGAAAAAGAAACAAGTAAAGCTGCGTAA
- a CDS encoding virulence RhuM family protein has translation MPKETNMLIYQTEDGNTKIDVRLDNGNVWMTQRAIAELYQTSTQNITIHIKNIYKEEELLEDSTCKFYLQVGKEGNRKVKRNTRHYNLELIIAVGYRVRSHRGTQFRRWATERLNEYLVKGFTMDDERLKDMRGFGQDYFDELLDRIRDIRTSERRFYQKITDIYSTSVDYDPKAEVTKEFFATVQNKLHFAIHGQTAAELIANRADAKKNNMGLYSWKGDKVRKQDVTVAKNYLDEKELKSLNRIVTMYLDYAELQAERKKPMYMQDWIQKLNAFLEFNEHEILDNPGRVKREVADKLAVEQYEKYNDLRLQNIEGDFDKFIEEKHLKK, from the coding sequence ATGCCAAAGGAAACAAACATGCTAATCTACCAAACAGAAGATGGGAATACAAAAATTGATGTCAGATTGGATAATGGCAATGTGTGGATGACTCAAAGAGCAATTGCTGAGCTATATCAAACTTCAACTCAAAATATTACTATACATATTAAGAACATCTATAAAGAGGAAGAGTTATTAGAAGACTCAACTTGTAAATTTTACTTACAAGTTGGAAAAGAGGGGAATAGAAAAGTAAAAAGAAATACTAGACATTACAACTTAGAGCTAATTATAGCTGTCGGATACAGAGTGCGATCTCATAGGGGGACACAATTTAGACGCTGGGCTACGGAACGCTTAAACGAATACCTTGTAAAAGGATTTACTATGGATGATGAGCGGCTTAAAGATATGCGAGGTTTTGGTCAAGATTATTTTGATGAGTTACTTGACCGGATACGGGATATTCGTACTTCTGAAAGAAGGTTTTATCAAAAGATTACAGATATCTATTCTACCTCAGTGGATTATGACCCAAAAGCTGAAGTCACCAAGGAGTTTTTTGCTACTGTACAAAACAAGTTGCATTTCGCCATACATGGGCAAACCGCTGCTGAACTTATTGCAAATAGGGCTGATGCTAAGAAGAATAATATGGGGTTATATTCGTGGAAGGGGGATAAAGTTAGAAAGCAAGATGTTACTGTTGCTAAAAATTACCTAGATGAAAAAGAACTAAAATCCTTAAATCGAATTGTAACTATGTACCTAGACTATGCAGAGCTTCAAGCTGAGCGCAAAAAGCCGATGTATATGCAAGATTGGATTCAAAAGCTTAACGCTTTCTTAGAGTTTAATGAACATGAGATATTGGATAATCCGGGAAGAGTTAAAAGAGAAGTGGCGGATAAACTGGCCGTGGAGCAGTATGAAAAATACAATGACTTGCGCTTGCAAAATATTGAAGGTGATTTTGATAAATTTATTGAAGAGAAGCATTTGAAGAAATAG
- a CDS encoding amidohydrolase family protein: protein MSALAIKNIGLLITGDLDAPLSKDNTIIVINGKIEAIGGQELISKYQCDKVIDANGTTVAPGFIDSHTHPVLGDFTPRQNTVGFINSSLHGGVTTMISAGEPHTPGRPKDVSGAKALAILAHKSSQNVRPGGVKLHGGAVILEQGFTERDFIDLKKEGVWLVGEVGLGTVKDPSEAAPLIEMAKKYGMKVMMHTGGTSIPGSSTIGFEDVVTAKPTVVSHVNGGPTSIPIEDVKKLIDETDFILEIVHCGNSKVMKEAVEYAVEKNQLHRFIIGNDSPSGTGIIPLSILRVVSYLASVCNIPAEKAVCMATGNTADVYELNVGKIEKGREADFVIMDAPMGSVGSNSIEALAAGDLCGISNVIVDGKIMFEKSKNTPPAVRKSKVIK from the coding sequence ATGTCAGCACTTGCAATTAAAAATATTGGACTGTTAATAACAGGTGATTTGGACGCACCATTATCAAAAGATAATACTATTATTGTGATTAACGGAAAAATTGAAGCTATAGGTGGACAAGAATTAATTTCGAAATATCAGTGCGATAAGGTAATAGACGCAAATGGCACAACAGTTGCACCTGGTTTTATTGACTCTCATACGCATCCCGTATTAGGTGACTTCACACCTAGGCAAAACACAGTAGGATTTATTAATAGCTCTCTTCATGGAGGGGTCACCACCATGATTTCTGCTGGCGAACCACACACACCAGGCAGACCCAAGGATGTCTCAGGAGCTAAGGCTTTGGCAATATTGGCTCATAAAAGCTCTCAAAATGTTAGACCAGGTGGAGTAAAGTTGCATGGTGGAGCAGTTATTTTGGAACAAGGCTTTACAGAAAGAGATTTTATAGACCTTAAAAAAGAAGGGGTTTGGTTAGTAGGTGAGGTTGGTTTAGGCACTGTAAAAGATCCTAGTGAAGCAGCACCCTTAATTGAAATGGCAAAAAAATACGGCATGAAGGTTATGATGCATACTGGTGGAACCTCAATTCCTGGTAGTAGTACTATTGGTTTTGAAGATGTTGTAACCGCTAAGCCTACAGTAGTTTCTCATGTAAATGGCGGACCAACATCTATACCTATTGAAGATGTGAAAAAACTGATAGACGAGACAGATTTTATCCTAGAAATAGTTCACTGTGGAAATTCCAAAGTAATGAAAGAAGCAGTGGAGTATGCTGTTGAAAAAAATCAGTTGCATAGATTTATTATCGGTAACGATTCTCCATCAGGAACTGGGATAATACCTCTTAGTATTTTAAGGGTAGTATCGTATTTGGCTTCAGTTTGTAATATTCCTGCTGAGAAGGCAGTTTGTATGGCAACTGGGAATACTGCAGATGTTTATGAATTGAATGTTGGTAAAATTGAAAAGGGAAGAGAAGCAGATTTTGTTATAATGGATGCACCTATGGGGTCCGTTGGTTCAAATAGCATCGAGGCTTTAGCAGCAGGAGACTTATGTGGTATATCTAATGTAATTGTTGATGGCAAAATTATGTTTGAAAAAAGTAAAAACACACCACCAGCAGTAAGAAAAAGCAAAGTTATAAAATAA
- a CDS encoding UPF0158 family protein, translating to MSVVASLDEIVEAMELQSDDDSPYLSLKTGEVVVLSAEDIRYAEDEVDTETLPDWQKYSVEIAQEVIKDEEENYIPLPSEFVIHEYSIMEAFCYNQEGDIRSQLLNSIQKRGAFRRFKDDIIRFGIADKWYKYKEEALKDIAIQWCKSHNIKYN from the coding sequence ATGAGCGTTGTGGCAAGTTTAGATGAGATTGTGGAAGCTATGGAGTTGCAAAGTGATGATGATAGTCCATATTTAAGTTTGAAAACGGGAGAAGTTGTGGTGTTATCTGCTGAAGATATTAGGTATGCAGAAGACGAAGTAGATACTGAAACACTGCCAGATTGGCAAAAATATAGTGTTGAGATAGCACAAGAAGTTATAAAAGATGAAGAGGAAAACTACATTCCATTGCCGTCTGAGTTTGTAATACACGAGTATAGCATAATGGAAGCTTTTTGTTATAACCAAGAAGGGGACATAAGAAGTCAGTTATTAAACTCAATACAGAAAAGAGGAGCCTTCAGAAGATTTAAGGATGATATAATACGGTTTGGTATTGCAGATAAATGGTATAAATATAAAGAAGAAGCTTTAAAAGATATAGCAATACAGTGGTGTAAAAGCCACAATATAAAGTATAATTAG
- a CDS encoding FAD-binding protein, translated as MYNKTKNLGYVDVLILGGGMAAMLAAIEADSNGVDVCMVSKKKIGRSGASVVSKAVHRFAPQEKQDKQSYKQNLISSGRYINDTSLVDVLVEKGAKSVEELALINKNLNFKYKTIKGDKYKNFATTKPKQGKHLCHPVLKHLIRKTGVRFLEGYMAVDLISHKNKVCGAILEKGNELFIIRAKSVVLATGGGGKIYSETSNTNDLTGDGYAIAKRSNVSIRDMEFVQFYPYRICEPKEHDIFPGIFEKGAKLLNKNGERFMNKYPKRELENRDILAKEMFKHAESYLDLSGCDLTYLQEECNDLYNIFMNNKGRKYKIKPVAHYFMGGVIQKPDGKTSMKGLFSCGEVSGGIHGANRLGGNALTELAVFGPIVGQNAAHFAIKNQIQSTDIRNIFLKQIPDIGKSHLLNFENRLRKVMWENVGIVRSMTSLSEAESVVNDLLLEIETIKPNNLKNWLELYNMIEVSKLVIKSSKYRRESRGSYYNEDFPSEKDIWLGHISYNNNGNLNFVKN; from the coding sequence ATGTATAATAAGACAAAAAATCTTGGTTACGTAGATGTGCTGATTTTAGGTGGAGGCATGGCTGCTATGCTTGCAGCGATTGAAGCAGATAGTAATGGTGTAGATGTATGTATGGTATCCAAAAAAAAAATCGGCAGATCAGGAGCTTCTGTTGTATCAAAGGCAGTTCATAGGTTTGCACCGCAAGAGAAACAGGATAAGCAAAGTTATAAACAAAATTTAATTAGTAGTGGTAGATATATAAATGACACTTCATTAGTAGATGTTTTAGTTGAAAAAGGTGCTAAGAGTGTGGAGGAGTTAGCGCTCATTAACAAAAATTTAAACTTTAAATATAAAACCATAAAAGGTGATAAATACAAAAATTTTGCTACCACCAAACCAAAGCAAGGAAAACATTTATGTCACCCCGTTTTAAAACATTTAATACGAAAAACAGGTGTAAGATTTCTAGAAGGTTATATGGCTGTGGACTTAATTAGTCATAAAAATAAAGTTTGTGGAGCAATTTTGGAGAAAGGTAACGAACTGTTCATTATTAGAGCTAAATCAGTGGTACTAGCAACAGGTGGTGGCGGTAAAATTTATTCAGAAACTAGTAATACGAATGATTTAACAGGAGATGGCTATGCAATAGCAAAAAGATCAAATGTTTCAATTAGAGATATGGAATTTGTTCAATTTTATCCATATAGGATATGTGAACCCAAAGAACATGACATATTTCCAGGGATATTTGAAAAAGGCGCAAAATTATTAAACAAAAATGGTGAAAGGTTCATGAATAAATATCCTAAACGAGAGCTAGAAAACAGGGATATATTAGCAAAAGAAATGTTTAAACATGCAGAAAGTTATCTTGATTTGAGTGGTTGTGACTTAACCTATTTACAGGAAGAGTGTAATGACTTATATAATATTTTCATGAATAATAAAGGAAGAAAATATAAAATTAAGCCAGTTGCTCACTATTTTATGGGTGGTGTAATACAAAAACCAGATGGAAAGACGAGTATGAAAGGTTTGTTTAGTTGTGGAGAAGTGTCTGGAGGCATCCATGGGGCAAATAGACTTGGAGGCAATGCGCTAACAGAATTAGCAGTATTCGGGCCAATTGTTGGTCAAAATGCTGCTCACTTTGCCATTAAAAATCAGATCCAATCGACAGATATTAGAAATATTTTTTTAAAACAAATACCTGATATAGGGAAATCACATTTGTTAAATTTCGAAAATAGATTAAGAAAAGTTATGTGGGAGAATGTAGGCATTGTAAGATCTATGACTTCTCTTAGCGAGGCAGAATCTGTTGTAAATGATTTACTCCTGGAGATTGAAACAATAAAACCCAATAATCTGAAAAACTGGTTAGAACTATACAATATGATTGAAGTGTCAAAGCTTGTTATTAAGTCTTCAAAATATAGAAGAGAAAGTAGAGGATCATATTACAATGAAGATTTTCCTTCAGAAAAAGATATTTGGTTAGGGCATATATCCTACAATAATAATGGAAATTTGAATTTTGTTAAAAATTGA
- a CDS encoding NAD(P)-dependent oxidoreductase: MRLGFIGLGVMGKGMAANLMKNDYKLTVFDINQTVLEEFKGLGAEIAESPKQLAEKADVIMTSLPNSKIVQMTLLGENGVLAGAKPNSIIVDFSSITPKTIKDIAKQAAKKQVEVMDAPVSGGQAGALKGALTIMVGGKEEALEKVMPLLQCMGKSIKHVGDVGAGDTVKLVNNLLLGVNMVAASEALALGVKAGLDADVLYDVISQSSGNSYALEAKYKKFIAKGNFEPGFMIDLQHKDLQLAIDTAKDLELPLLVGNLTQQLYEVAKAEGNGQKDISAIVKTYEKWAEVQVREGENK; this comes from the coding sequence ATGAGATTAGGATTTATAGGACTTGGAGTAATGGGAAAAGGAATGGCTGCGAATCTTATGAAAAATGATTACAAACTGACGGTTTTTGATATAAACCAAACCGTTTTGGAAGAATTTAAAGGCTTAGGAGCTGAAATAGCCGAGTCTCCTAAACAGTTGGCTGAAAAAGCGGATGTTATTATGACATCTCTTCCAAACTCGAAAATTGTACAAATGACGTTGTTAGGGGAAAATGGTGTTTTAGCAGGTGCAAAACCTAATAGTATAATAGTTGATTTTAGTAGTATAACCCCTAAAACAATAAAAGATATAGCAAAGCAAGCAGCGAAAAAGCAAGTAGAAGTGATGGATGCTCCGGTTAGTGGTGGGCAAGCAGGAGCTTTAAAAGGTGCTCTTACTATTATGGTTGGAGGAAAAGAGGAAGCCTTAGAGAAGGTTATGCCTCTTTTACAATGTATGGGTAAATCCATAAAACATGTAGGAGATGTGGGAGCTGGCGACACTGTTAAATTAGTTAATAATTTGTTGTTAGGTGTCAACATGGTGGCTGCATCAGAAGCATTGGCTTTAGGTGTAAAAGCTGGTTTAGATGCAGATGTATTGTATGATGTAATATCTCAAAGCTCTGGAAACTCATATGCTCTTGAGGCAAAATATAAAAAGTTTATCGCTAAGGGTAATTTTGAGCCAGGATTTATGATTGATTTACAGCATAAAGATTTACAGCTGGCAATTGATACTGCTAAGGATTTAGAGTTGCCGCTACTTGTAGGAAACCTAACACAGCAATTATATGAAGTTGCTAAAGCTGAGGGTAACGGTCAAAAAGATATTTCAGCAATAGTAAAAACCTATGAAAAATGGGCGGAAGTGCAAGTTAGGGAAGGTGAGAATAAATAA